The following coding sequences lie in one Mycobacterium sp. Z3061 genomic window:
- a CDS encoding SDR family oxidoreductase, whose product MQFENKVAIVTGSGGGIGQAYVEALAREGAAVVVADINAEAAEGVAKQIVADGGTAISVPVDVSDPASAKAMADRTLAEFGGIDYLVNNAAIFGGMKLDFLLTVDPEYYKRFMSVNLDGALWCTRAVYKKMAKRGGGAIVNQSSTAAWLYANFYGLAKVGINGLTQQLSRELGGQNIRINAIAPGPIDTEANRTTTPKEIVDDIVKGLPLSRMGTPDDLVGMCLFLLSDQARWITGQIFNVDGGQIIRS is encoded by the coding sequence GTGCAGTTCGAGAACAAGGTAGCCATCGTCACCGGGTCCGGCGGTGGTATCGGCCAGGCGTACGTCGAGGCGCTGGCGCGCGAGGGCGCCGCGGTGGTGGTGGCCGACATCAACGCCGAGGCCGCCGAAGGGGTGGCCAAGCAGATCGTCGCGGACGGCGGAACCGCCATCAGCGTCCCGGTGGACGTGTCCGACCCGGCATCGGCCAAGGCGATGGCCGATCGCACCCTCGCCGAGTTCGGCGGCATCGACTACCTGGTCAACAACGCCGCGATCTTCGGCGGGATGAAGCTGGATTTCCTGCTCACCGTGGACCCCGAGTACTACAAGCGGTTCATGAGCGTGAATCTCGATGGCGCCCTGTGGTGTACCCGCGCGGTCTACAAGAAGATGGCCAAGCGGGGCGGTGGGGCGATTGTCAACCAGTCGTCCACGGCGGCGTGGCTTTACGCCAACTTCTACGGCCTGGCCAAGGTCGGGATCAACGGCCTCACCCAGCAACTGTCCCGGGAACTGGGTGGCCAGAACATCCGGATCAACGCGATCGCACCCGGCCCGATCGACACTGAGGCCAACCGAACCACCACGCCCAAGGAGATCGTCGACGACATCGTCAAGGGACTCCCGTTGTCGCGCATGGGAACCCCAGACGATCTGGTGGGCATGTGTCTGTTCCTGTTGAGCGATCAGGCCCGCTGGATCACGGGTCAGATCTTCAACGTCGACGGTGGACAGATCATCCGATCATGA
- a CDS encoding aldo/keto reductase, with translation MPLDQYATLGRSGLRVSPLCLGAMTFGEDLGWGTSVEESQQIIDRYLELGGNFIDTANFYTRSHSEKIIGDHVGRHPARRDRLVIATKFSGNLYPGDPNGGGSGRKSVIKACENSLRRLQTDYIDLYWLHMWDQNTPIEETMAALDDLVRAGKVRYLGVSDTPAWKIVEANLIARFRGWSSFVGLQIEYSLLERTVEQELVPMATEFGLGITPWSPLKGGVLSGKYTRANKDRQQSGRGAMVDTFLNEETYALIDELEIIARAHDTSVSSVALAWLQARQAVTSIIIGARRLSQFDENVRAVDVQLTADDLARLDALTRPAFGFPQSMIEMAPGIINGGTSVNGLSAPISEYVMPAGGRPY, from the coding sequence ATGCCTCTGGATCAGTACGCGACACTCGGTCGATCAGGATTGCGGGTCAGCCCGCTGTGCCTGGGGGCCATGACGTTCGGTGAAGACCTCGGCTGGGGCACCAGCGTCGAGGAGTCCCAACAAATCATCGACCGCTACCTCGAACTCGGCGGCAACTTCATCGACACGGCCAACTTCTACACCAGGAGCCACTCCGAAAAGATCATCGGCGACCACGTCGGACGCCATCCGGCCCGGCGCGATCGCCTGGTGATCGCCACCAAGTTCAGTGGCAACCTGTACCCGGGCGACCCCAACGGCGGCGGCTCGGGCCGCAAGTCGGTGATCAAGGCGTGCGAGAACTCGTTGCGGCGCTTGCAGACCGACTACATCGACCTGTACTGGCTGCACATGTGGGACCAGAACACTCCCATCGAGGAGACGATGGCCGCACTGGACGACCTGGTCCGGGCCGGCAAGGTGCGCTACCTGGGCGTCTCGGACACCCCGGCCTGGAAGATCGTGGAGGCCAACCTGATCGCGCGTTTCCGCGGCTGGTCGTCATTCGTCGGCTTGCAGATCGAATATTCGTTGCTGGAACGCACCGTCGAACAGGAACTCGTGCCGATGGCCACCGAATTCGGTCTCGGGATCACACCCTGGTCACCGCTGAAAGGCGGTGTGCTGAGCGGAAAGTACACGCGCGCCAACAAGGACCGGCAACAGTCTGGCCGCGGCGCCATGGTCGACACCTTCCTCAACGAGGAGACGTACGCCCTCATCGACGAACTCGAGATCATCGCCCGCGCGCACGACACCTCGGTGTCCAGCGTGGCACTGGCCTGGCTGCAGGCGCGGCAGGCGGTGACGTCCATCATCATCGGGGCACGACGGCTTTCGCAGTTCGACGAGAACGTGCGGGCGGTGGACGTGCAGCTCACGGCCGACGACTTAGCGCGCCTGGACGCTCTCACCAGGCCGGCTTTCGGGTTCCCGCAGAGCATGATCGAGATGGCGCCGGGCATCATCAACGGCGGAACGTCGGTCAACGGCTTATCGGCGCCGATCTCGGAGTACGTGATGCCCGCCGGCGGTCGCCCCTACTAG
- a CDS encoding aldehyde dehydrogenase: MALLADGVSALFIDGKFPEGGAGTFPTANPATEEVLGVAADADAQDMGRAIEAARRAFDDTDWSRNTELRVRCIRQLRDAMQQHTEELRELTIAEVGAPRMLTSMAQLEGPVNDLAFAADTAESYVWNQDLGQAAPMGIPTRRTIAREAVGVVGAITPWNFPHQINLAKLGPALAAGNTIVLKPAPDTPWCAAVLGELIAEHTDIPPGVVNIVTSSDHSVGALLAKDPRVDMISFTGSTATGRSVMSDSAATIKKVFLELGGKSAFVVLDDADLAGACAMAAFTASMHAGQGCAITTRLVVPRAHYDDAVAAAAGTMSGIKPGDPNDPGTVCGPVISARQRDRVQGYLDSATAEGGTFACGGGRPAGRDVGYFIEPTVIAGLGNDARVAREEIFGPVLTVIAHDGDEDALRIANDSPYGLSGTVFSADADRAARFASRMRVGTVNVNGGVWYSADAPFGGYKQSGNGREMGLAGFEEYLEIKTIATAVN; this comes from the coding sequence ATGGCCCTGTTGGCCGACGGCGTGAGTGCACTGTTCATCGACGGCAAGTTCCCGGAAGGCGGTGCGGGCACTTTCCCGACCGCCAACCCGGCCACCGAGGAGGTGCTGGGCGTCGCCGCGGATGCCGACGCGCAGGACATGGGTCGTGCCATCGAAGCGGCGCGGCGCGCCTTCGACGACACCGACTGGTCGCGCAACACCGAACTGCGGGTGCGGTGCATCCGGCAGTTGCGCGACGCGATGCAGCAGCACACCGAGGAACTGCGCGAACTGACCATCGCCGAGGTGGGTGCGCCGCGGATGCTCACCTCGATGGCCCAATTGGAGGGTCCGGTCAATGACCTGGCGTTCGCGGCGGACACCGCCGAAAGCTATGTCTGGAACCAGGATCTCGGTCAGGCGGCGCCGATGGGCATTCCGACGCGGCGCACCATCGCCCGGGAGGCGGTCGGTGTCGTCGGCGCCATCACCCCGTGGAATTTTCCGCACCAGATCAATCTCGCCAAGCTGGGACCCGCCCTGGCCGCGGGCAACACCATCGTGCTGAAGCCTGCGCCCGACACCCCTTGGTGCGCGGCGGTGCTGGGCGAACTCATCGCCGAGCACACCGACATCCCGCCGGGTGTGGTCAACATCGTCACCTCCAGCGACCACAGCGTGGGCGCGCTGCTCGCCAAAGACCCTCGGGTGGACATGATTTCGTTCACCGGTTCCACGGCCACCGGGCGGAGCGTGATGAGCGATTCGGCCGCCACCATCAAGAAGGTGTTCCTGGAACTGGGTGGGAAGTCGGCGTTTGTCGTGCTCGATGACGCTGACCTGGCCGGTGCGTGCGCGATGGCGGCGTTCACCGCGTCCATGCATGCCGGGCAGGGCTGCGCGATCACCACCCGGTTGGTGGTGCCCCGGGCGCATTACGACGATGCCGTCGCGGCCGCGGCGGGAACCATGTCCGGGATCAAGCCGGGTGATCCGAACGATCCCGGAACCGTCTGCGGCCCGGTCATTTCGGCTCGGCAGCGAGACCGTGTCCAGGGTTACCTCGACTCAGCGACTGCCGAGGGCGGGACTTTCGCCTGCGGCGGTGGCCGGCCGGCGGGGCGCGATGTCGGTTATTTCATCGAACCCACCGTCATCGCGGGCCTGGGCAACGACGCGCGGGTGGCCCGGGAGGAGATCTTCGGGCCGGTGCTCACGGTGATCGCGCATGACGGCGACGAGGACGCGCTGCGCATCGCCAACGACTCGCCATATGGACTGTCCGGCACCGTGTTCAGTGCGGACGCGGATCGGGCTGCCCGATTCGCGTCGCGGATGCGGGTAGGCACCGTCAATGTCAACGGCGGCGTCTGGTACTCCGCGGACGCGCCGTTCGGCGGCTACAAGCAGTCGGGCAACGGGCGTGAGATGGGCCTGGCCGGGTTCGAAGAATACCTGGAAATCAAAACCATTGCGACGGCAGTGAATTAG
- a CDS encoding ferredoxin — MGFRIEADLDLCQGHAMCELEAPDYFRVPRRGKVEIIDAEPPEDARDEIERAVESCPTQALFIKEKES; from the coding sequence ATGGGATTCAGGATCGAAGCGGATCTGGACCTGTGCCAGGGTCATGCCATGTGTGAGCTGGAGGCCCCGGACTACTTCCGGGTGCCCCGGCGCGGCAAGGTCGAGATCATCGACGCCGAGCCGCCGGAGGACGCCCGCGACGAGATCGAGCGGGCCGTCGAATCGTGTCCTACCCAAGCCCTGTTCATCAAAGAGAAGGAAAGCTGA
- a CDS encoding carboxymuconolactone decarboxylase family protein produces the protein MDELRRKGLDKMNEVYGWEMPNIEGDPYFDLTVDHLFGSIWTRPGLSMRDKRIMTLTAVTAVGNRDLAEIQINAALLNGELSETELKEMALFLTHYLGFPLGSALNGAVDTVVARRKKAAAKGAEEDKKANVERALKMNSGGT, from the coding sequence ATGGACGAACTGCGCCGCAAGGGCCTGGACAAGATGAACGAGGTCTACGGCTGGGAGATGCCCAATATCGAGGGCGACCCCTACTTCGACCTGACGGTGGACCACCTGTTCGGTTCCATCTGGACCCGGCCCGGGTTGTCGATGCGGGACAAGCGCATCATGACGCTGACCGCGGTCACCGCCGTCGGAAATCGCGACCTGGCCGAAATTCAGATCAACGCCGCGCTGCTGAACGGCGAGCTCAGCGAGACCGAGCTGAAGGAAATGGCGCTGTTCCTCACGCATTACCTGGGTTTCCCGCTGGGTTCGGCGCTCAATGGGGCCGTCGACACGGTTGTGGCCAGGCGTAAGAAGGCCGCGGCCAAGGGCGCAGAGGAAGACAAGAAGGCCAACGTCGAACGCGCACTCAAGATGAATTCGGGCGGCACCTGA
- a CDS encoding MarR family transcriptional regulator, giving the protein MSAVEAAKIWSLNYRVLLSVISCAEPRISALGLESKELFLLAEIDEHPYPAELAAALSMPKATVTLYLKRLEAAKFVRREIDPADLRRHRLLLTPEGRRAATKGLALLSEEFDKRLGRLTVRQQHDLRDLLEKIV; this is encoded by the coding sequence ATGTCTGCTGTCGAGGCGGCCAAGATCTGGTCGCTCAACTATCGGGTCCTGCTGTCGGTGATCTCGTGCGCGGAGCCTCGCATCAGCGCGCTGGGCCTGGAGTCCAAGGAGCTTTTCCTGCTCGCGGAGATCGATGAGCACCCGTACCCCGCCGAACTCGCGGCGGCGTTGAGCATGCCCAAGGCGACCGTGACGCTCTACCTCAAACGACTGGAAGCGGCGAAATTCGTGCGCCGTGAGATCGACCCCGCCGACCTGCGACGCCACCGTCTGCTGCTCACCCCGGAGGGACGCCGGGCCGCCACCAAGGGTCTGGCGCTGCTGTCGGAGGAGTTCGACAAGCGCCTCGGCCGCCTCACCGTCAGGCAGCAGCATGACCTCAGGGACCTGCTGGAAAAGATTGTCTAG
- a CDS encoding TetR/AcrR family transcriptional regulator, with protein sequence MSSDAAVSVADQAQQPAGRTPRNRRQEETFRKVLAAGMETMRENSYADLTVRMVAAKAKVAPATAYTYFSSKNHLIAEVYLDLVRQVPYFTDVNVAMHTRVDQALRHLALVVADEPEVGAACTAALLGGGTDPAVRAVRDRIGAEIHRRIASAIGPGAEAGTVAALQMAFYGALVQAGSGEFTYHEIADRLADVVGLILTGAEKGGDA encoded by the coding sequence GTGTCCAGTGATGCCGCGGTTTCGGTAGCCGACCAGGCTCAGCAGCCGGCCGGCAGGACTCCGCGGAACCGCCGCCAGGAGGAAACCTTCCGGAAGGTGCTGGCCGCCGGCATGGAGACGATGCGGGAGAACTCCTACGCGGACCTGACCGTCCGCATGGTGGCGGCCAAGGCGAAAGTGGCGCCGGCGACCGCGTACACGTACTTCTCATCCAAGAACCACCTGATCGCCGAGGTCTACCTCGACCTGGTGCGCCAGGTGCCGTATTTCACCGACGTCAACGTCGCGATGCACACCCGGGTGGATCAGGCGCTGCGGCATCTCGCGCTGGTCGTCGCCGACGAGCCGGAAGTGGGCGCGGCGTGCACGGCGGCACTGCTGGGCGGAGGTACCGACCCCGCGGTGCGCGCCGTCCGGGACCGGATCGGTGCGGAGATCCACCGCCGCATCGCCTCGGCCATCGGGCCGGGCGCCGAGGCCGGCACCGTCGCCGCGTTGCAAATGGCCTTCTACGGCGCCCTGGTTCAGGCCGGGAGCGGCGAGTTCACTTATCACGAGATTGCCGACCGGTTGGCCGACGTGGTGGGCCTCATCCTGACCGGGGCCGAAAAGGGCGGTGATGCATGA
- a CDS encoding NDMA-dependent alcohol dehydrogenase: MKTKGALIWEFNQPWSIEDIEIGDPAKDEVKIQMEAAGMCHSDHHLVTGGIPMAGFPVLGGHEGAGIVTEVGPGVEDIAPGDHVVLSFIPSCGQCPTCQSGMRNLCDLGAGLLAGAAVSDGTFRIQARGQNVFPMTLLGTFSPYMVVHRSSVVKIDPSVPFEVAALVGCGVTTGYGSAVRTADIRPGQDVAIVGVGGVGMAALQGAVNAGARYIFAIDPVEWKRDQALKFGATHVYPDINAALMGIMEVTYGLMAHKVVVTVGELHGADVDNYLNITQKGGTCVLTAIGSLLDTNVNLNLAMLTLMQKNLQGTIFGGGNPQYDIPQLLSMYKAGKLNLDDMVTTQYRLEQINEGYQDMLEGKNIRGVIRYTDADR; the protein is encoded by the coding sequence GTGAAGACAAAAGGCGCACTGATCTGGGAATTCAACCAGCCGTGGTCCATCGAGGACATCGAAATTGGCGACCCCGCCAAGGACGAAGTCAAGATCCAGATGGAAGCGGCCGGCATGTGCCACTCGGACCATCACCTGGTGACCGGCGGCATCCCGATGGCAGGCTTCCCGGTGCTCGGTGGCCATGAGGGTGCCGGCATCGTCACCGAGGTCGGCCCCGGCGTGGAGGACATCGCCCCGGGCGACCACGTGGTGCTGTCGTTCATCCCGTCCTGTGGGCAGTGCCCGACCTGTCAGTCCGGGATGCGCAACCTGTGCGACCTCGGGGCCGGGCTGCTGGCCGGTGCGGCCGTGAGCGACGGCACCTTCCGCATCCAGGCCCGCGGCCAGAACGTCTTCCCGATGACGCTGCTCGGGACGTTCTCGCCGTACATGGTCGTGCACCGCAGCTCGGTGGTGAAGATCGACCCGTCCGTTCCGTTCGAGGTGGCCGCGCTGGTCGGCTGCGGCGTCACCACCGGCTACGGCTCGGCGGTCCGCACCGCCGACATCCGGCCGGGTCAGGACGTCGCGATCGTCGGCGTCGGCGGCGTCGGCATGGCGGCCCTGCAGGGCGCGGTCAACGCCGGTGCCCGCTACATCTTCGCGATCGACCCGGTGGAGTGGAAGCGCGACCAGGCGCTGAAGTTCGGTGCCACCCACGTCTACCCGGACATCAACGCCGCTCTCATGGGCATCATGGAGGTCACCTACGGGCTGATGGCCCACAAGGTGGTCGTCACCGTCGGCGAACTGCACGGCGCCGACGTCGACAACTACCTCAACATCACCCAAAAGGGCGGCACCTGCGTGCTGACCGCCATCGGCAGCCTGCTCGACACCAACGTCAACCTCAACCTCGCGATGCTGACCCTGATGCAGAAGAACCTGCAGGGCACCATCTTCGGCGGCGGAAACCCGCAGTACGACATCCCGCAGCTGCTGTCGATGTACAAGGCCGGCAAGCTGAACCTGGATGACATGGTCACCACCCAGTACCGCCTGGAGCAGATCAACGAGGGTTACCAGGACATGCTGGAAGGCAAGAACATTCGCGGCGTCATCCGCTACACGGACGCTGATCGGTAA
- a CDS encoding cytochrome P450 — protein MTSQLAVPRVSGGEEEHGHLEEFRTDPIGLMQRVRDECGDVGWFQLAGKHVTLLTGAGANEFFFRSADEDLDQAEAYPFMTPIFGKGVVFDASPERRKEMLHNSALRGEHMKGHAVTIEGEVRKMVADWGDEGEIDLLDFFAELTIYTSTACLIGLKFRNQLDSRFAHFYHQLERGTDPLCYVDPNLPIESFRIRDEARVGLVALVQEIMDHRIANPPKDKTDRDMLDVLVSIKDEDGNLRFSADEVTGMFISLMFAGHHTSSGTSAWTLIELMRHPEAYAEVVQELEELYADGQEVSFHALRQIPKLENVLKETLRLHPPLIILMRVAQGEFEVEGYPIHKGDFVAASPAISNRIPEDFPDPDSFDPDRYEKPRQEDLVNRWTWIPFGAGRHRCVGAAFAQMQIKAIFSVLLREYEFEMAQPADSYHNDHSKMVVQLARPAKVRYRKRTQG, from the coding sequence ATGACTAGCCAGCTAGCGGTGCCGCGGGTTTCCGGCGGCGAAGAAGAACACGGCCACCTCGAGGAGTTCCGCACCGACCCGATCGGGCTGATGCAGCGGGTACGCGACGAATGCGGTGACGTCGGCTGGTTCCAGCTGGCCGGCAAGCACGTCACCCTGCTCACCGGTGCGGGGGCTAACGAATTCTTCTTCCGTTCGGCCGACGAGGATCTGGATCAGGCCGAGGCCTACCCGTTCATGACGCCGATCTTCGGCAAGGGCGTGGTGTTCGACGCCAGCCCGGAACGGCGCAAGGAGATGTTGCACAACTCGGCGTTGCGCGGCGAGCACATGAAGGGCCATGCCGTCACCATCGAGGGCGAAGTGCGAAAGATGGTGGCCGACTGGGGCGATGAAGGCGAGATCGACCTGCTCGACTTCTTCGCCGAGTTGACCATTTACACCTCCACCGCCTGCCTGATCGGGCTGAAGTTCCGCAACCAGCTGGACTCGCGGTTCGCACACTTCTACCACCAACTGGAGCGCGGCACCGACCCGCTGTGCTATGTCGATCCCAACCTGCCGATCGAGAGCTTCCGCATCCGCGACGAGGCCCGCGTCGGTCTGGTGGCGTTGGTGCAGGAGATCATGGACCATCGAATTGCCAACCCGCCCAAGGACAAAACCGACCGCGACATGCTCGACGTGCTGGTGTCCATCAAGGACGAGGACGGCAACCTCCGGTTCTCCGCCGACGAGGTCACCGGCATGTTCATCTCACTGATGTTCGCGGGCCACCACACCAGTTCCGGCACCTCGGCCTGGACACTGATCGAACTGATGCGCCACCCCGAGGCCTACGCCGAGGTCGTCCAGGAACTCGAGGAACTCTACGCCGACGGCCAAGAGGTGAGTTTCCATGCGCTGCGCCAGATCCCGAAGCTGGAGAATGTGCTCAAGGAGACCCTGCGGCTGCACCCGCCGTTGATCATCCTGATGCGGGTGGCCCAGGGCGAGTTCGAGGTGGAGGGTTACCCGATTCACAAGGGCGACTTCGTCGCCGCGTCCCCGGCGATCTCCAACAGGATCCCGGAGGACTTCCCCGACCCCGATTCTTTCGATCCCGACCGCTACGAGAAACCGCGGCAGGAGGACCTGGTCAACCGCTGGACCTGGATTCCGTTCGGCGCGGGCCGGCACCGCTGCGTCGGCGCCGCGTTCGCTCAGATGCAGATCAAGGCCATCTTCTCGGTTCTGTTGCGCGAGTACGAGTTCGAGATGGCTCAGCCGGCCGACAGCTACCACAACGACCACTCCAAGATGGTGGTGCAGTTGGCCCGCCCGGCAAAGGTCCGCTACCGCAAGCGCACTCAGGGATAA
- a CDS encoding cytochrome P450 — MTIHVGDPELILDPYDYDFHEDPYPYYRRLRDEAPLYHNEALGFWAVSRHSDVHQGFRNSTTLSNRDGVSLDPVSRGPHASKTMSFLAMDDPAHLRLRTLVSKGFTPRRIRELEPRVTELAVQHLDVMLEKAASGTVDYVAEFAGKLPMDVISELMGVPVADRDRIRAWADGVMHREDGVTDVPASAIEASINLIVYYQGMIAERRKKLTDDLTSALLEAEIDGDRLTDEEVLGFMFLMVIAGNETTTKLLANAAFWGHKNPDQLTPLYADLSRIPLWVEETLRYDTSSQILARTVSGPLELYDTTLPEGDVLLLLPGSAHRDERVFDRPDDFVIGRDIGSKLLSFGSGAHFCLGAHLARMEARVALTELFKRIRGYEVDEANAVRVHSSNVRGFAHLPVTVEVS, encoded by the coding sequence ATGACGATTCATGTCGGGGATCCGGAATTGATCCTGGACCCATACGATTACGACTTCCACGAGGACCCGTACCCGTATTACCGGCGGCTGCGTGATGAGGCGCCGCTCTACCACAACGAAGCGCTCGGTTTCTGGGCGGTCTCGCGGCATAGCGATGTGCACCAGGGTTTTCGCAACAGCACCACACTCTCCAACCGCGACGGAGTCTCATTGGATCCCGTCTCGCGCGGCCCGCACGCGTCGAAGACGATGTCGTTTCTGGCCATGGACGACCCGGCGCATCTACGGCTGCGCACGCTGGTGTCCAAAGGTTTCACGCCGCGACGCATTCGCGAACTCGAACCCCGGGTAACCGAACTCGCCGTGCAGCACCTCGACGTGATGCTGGAGAAGGCTGCGTCCGGAACCGTCGACTACGTCGCCGAATTCGCCGGCAAGCTGCCGATGGACGTGATCTCGGAACTGATGGGCGTGCCGGTGGCCGATCGCGACCGCATCCGCGCCTGGGCCGACGGCGTCATGCACCGCGAAGACGGCGTCACCGACGTGCCGGCATCGGCGATCGAAGCGTCGATCAACCTGATCGTCTACTACCAGGGCATGATCGCCGAACGCCGCAAGAAGCTCACCGACGACCTGACGTCGGCGCTGCTGGAAGCCGAGATCGACGGTGACCGGCTCACCGACGAGGAAGTCCTCGGGTTCATGTTCCTGATGGTGATCGCCGGCAATGAGACGACCACCAAACTCCTTGCCAATGCCGCCTTCTGGGGGCACAAGAACCCCGACCAGCTGACGCCGCTCTACGCCGACCTGTCTCGGATTCCGCTGTGGGTCGAGGAAACGCTGCGTTACGACACGTCCAGCCAGATCCTGGCCCGTACCGTGTCCGGCCCGCTGGAGCTCTACGACACCACGCTGCCCGAAGGGGACGTGCTGTTGCTGCTGCCCGGCTCGGCCCACCGCGACGAGCGCGTGTTCGACCGGCCCGACGATTTCGTGATCGGCCGTGACATCGGCTCGAAGCTTCTGAGTTTCGGCAGTGGAGCCCACTTCTGTCTGGGGGCCCACCTGGCCCGGATGGAGGCGCGGGTAGCGCTGACCGAGTTGTTCAAGCGAATCCGCGGATACGAGGTGGACGAGGCCAACGCCGTCCGCGTCCACTCCAGCAACGTCCGCGGGTTCGCTCACCTACCCGTCACCGTGGAGGTTTCCTGA
- a CDS encoding NAD(P)-dependent oxidoreductase — MSELKLGYIGLGNMGAPMAKKMSEWPGGLTVYDVRAEAMAPFADRGAHLADSVADVAEADIISVTVLNDGQVREVVRELASRAKPGTIIAIHSTISDATAEELARDLEPQDIHVIDAPVSGGGRAARFGQLATMVGASDDVFARVKEPFEHWAELVVHAGPPGAGTRMKLARNMLTFTTYAAVGEAWKLAEAAGLNLQDLGNVVRHTDKLTGGAGSIMFRDDTKDLEPGHFLYDGFTHTRGLGEKDLSLALALAESVSVDLPLAKLALERLAPGLGVPHDEQKDA; from the coding sequence ATGAGTGAACTCAAGCTGGGCTACATCGGACTTGGCAACATGGGCGCCCCGATGGCCAAGAAAATGTCCGAATGGCCGGGCGGGCTGACGGTGTACGACGTCCGCGCCGAAGCGATGGCGCCATTCGCTGACCGGGGCGCCCACCTCGCCGACAGTGTGGCCGACGTCGCCGAAGCCGACATCATCAGCGTGACAGTGCTGAACGACGGACAGGTCCGCGAGGTGGTGCGCGAGCTGGCCTCCCGCGCCAAGCCCGGCACCATCATCGCGATCCATTCGACGATCAGCGACGCCACCGCTGAAGAGCTGGCGCGTGACCTGGAACCGCAGGACATTCATGTCATCGATGCGCCCGTCAGCGGTGGTGGTCGGGCCGCGCGTTTCGGTCAGCTGGCAACGATGGTGGGAGCGAGCGATGACGTATTCGCCCGTGTCAAAGAGCCTTTCGAGCACTGGGCGGAACTGGTGGTGCATGCCGGGCCGCCCGGAGCGGGCACCCGGATGAAGCTGGCGCGCAACATGCTCACTTTCACCACGTACGCGGCGGTAGGAGAGGCGTGGAAGCTGGCCGAAGCCGCCGGCTTGAATCTGCAGGACTTGGGCAACGTTGTTCGTCACACCGACAAGCTGACCGGCGGAGCCGGTTCGATCATGTTCCGCGACGATACGAAAGACCTTGAGCCGGGCCACTTTTTATACGACGGGTTCACACACACCCGTGGGCTGGGGGAGAAGGATCTGAGCTTGGCGCTGGCCCTGGCCGAATCGGTTTCGGTCGACCTGCCGCTGGCTAAGCTGGCGCTGGAACGGCTGGCCCCGGGCCTCGGAGTACCCCACGACGAACAGAAAGACGCGTGA
- a CDS encoding SDR family oxidoreductase, with product MPRFEPHPARRPAIVAGASSGIGAATAIELAARGFPVALGARRVEKCQELVDKIRADGGEAVALPLDVTDPESVKDFVSQATEQLGEIEVLVAGAGDTYFGKLHEIDSEAFESQLQIHLIGANRLATAVLPGMLQRQRGDLIFVGSDVALRQRPHMGAYGAAKAGLIAMVTNLQMELEGTGVRASIVHPGPTKTGMGWSLPAELIGPALEDWAKWGQARHDYFLRASDLARAITFVAETPRGGFVVNMELQPEAPLVTTKDRQQLKVDEKALNS from the coding sequence ATGCCCCGCTTCGAGCCGCATCCCGCACGCCGGCCCGCCATCGTCGCGGGCGCGTCCTCGGGTATCGGTGCCGCGACCGCCATCGAGCTTGCCGCCCGGGGCTTTCCGGTGGCGCTCGGTGCCCGGCGGGTGGAAAAGTGCCAGGAGCTCGTCGACAAGATCCGCGCCGACGGCGGCGAGGCGGTCGCGCTGCCGCTCGACGTCACCGACCCCGAGTCGGTCAAAGACTTCGTGTCCCAGGCCACCGAGCAGCTCGGCGAGATCGAGGTGTTGGTCGCCGGCGCCGGCGACACCTATTTCGGCAAACTGCACGAGATCGACAGCGAGGCGTTCGAGTCGCAGCTGCAGATCCACCTGATCGGGGCGAATCGGCTTGCCACCGCGGTACTTCCCGGCATGCTGCAGCGCCAGCGCGGCGACCTGATCTTCGTGGGTTCCGACGTCGCGCTGCGGCAACGGCCACACATGGGCGCCTACGGGGCGGCGAAGGCCGGGCTGATCGCCATGGTCACCAACCTGCAGATGGAGCTGGAGGGCACCGGTGTGCGGGCGTCGATCGTGCACCCCGGGCCGACGAAGACGGGGATGGGCTGGAGCCTGCCGGCCGAGCTGATCGGCCCGGCGCTGGAGGACTGGGCCAAGTGGGGCCAGGCCCGCCACGACTACTTCCTGCGGGCCTCCGACCTGGCCCGGGCGATCACGTTCGTCGCCGAGACACCGAGGGGCGGGTTCGTGGTGAACATGGAGCTGCAACCCGAAGCTCCGCTGGTCACCACCAAGGACCGTCAGCAACTGAAAGTCGATGAGAAAGCGCTGAATTCATGA